A section of the Drosophila subobscura isolate 14011-0131.10 chromosome A, UCBerk_Dsub_1.0, whole genome shotgun sequence genome encodes:
- the LOC117896578 gene encoding RILP-like protein homolog isoform X2 — MPGFHLNEMGEMVLDAIDDIGVVDVYDLASDIGKEYERIMDRFGTDAVSGLMPKIINTLELLEALATKNERENATIQDLRDKITQLESEKLEKAEFRRRFEKELELIEEQWRSETNELVDLVSSLQDENKRLVKQTQDLQSSSAQSSGLGASLTESIISMTNNELHSALSDTQVLQRLKEQIYKQRDELKQRERELQDKYSELEHLNIQSERLKGSERDTRRRHKLMQAQVKTLCEERADFLAQLQDQCREINQLRKRLGLAEKENEDLVQSYDDDQNDPNRPRYTTRELKELISERDELLTTIDGLNEQLAELKPPSQLKAKRSRHISSSDDSDDDEGHLADNDDDDDDDEEAAEAAAELEPPLAGETPPGHDAPVQGPLPYEPDDAPWKKSSESGIRKFFRKLFSDPSDGNNTFPKRSLATLSKMALSATPGSVSGSAAAAAISFSGEAANLSLSLAIYLLRLSCTYIVYTLDCCALVILSCYAILFT; from the exons ATGCCCGGATTCCATCTCAATGAAATGGGCGAAATGGTCTTGGACGCCATCGACGACATCGGCGTGGTCGATGTGTACGACCTGGCCTCGGATATTGGCAAGGAGTACGAGCGGATAATGGATCGCTTCGGAACGGACGCGGTGAGTGGGCTGATGCCGAAGATCATCAAcacgctggagctgctggaggcgctGGCCACGAAGAACGAGCGCGAGAACGCCACCATACAGGATCTGCGGGACAAGATCACTCAGCTGGAGAGCGAGAAGCTGGAGAAGGCCGAGTTCCGGCGCCGCTTCGAGAAAGAGCTGGAGCTCATCGAGGAGCAGTGGCGCAGCGAGACCAACGAGCTGGTGGACCTAGTCTCCTCGCTGCAAGACGAGAACAAGCGGCTGGTGAAGCAGACGCAGGACTTGCAGTCCTCCTCCGCCCAGAGCTCCGGCCTGGGCGCCAGCCTCACCGAGAGCATCATCAGCATGACCAACAATGAGCTGCACAGCGCCCTGTCCGACACCCAGGTGCTGCAGCGACTCAAGGAGCAGATTTACAAGCAGCGGGACGAGCTGAAGCAACGCGAAAGAGAGCTCCAGGACAAGTACAGCGAGCTGGAGCAT CTCAACATCCAGTCGGAGCGTCTGAAGGGTTCGGAGCGGGACACGAGGCGGCGCCACAAGCTGATGCAGGCACAGGTGAAGACGCTGTGCGAGGAGCGAGCCGATTTCCTGGCCCAACTGCAGGACCAGTGCCGGGAGATCAATCAGCTGCGCAAGCGCCTCGGTCTGGCCGAGAAGGAGAACGAGGATCTGGTGCAGTCGTACGACGATGATCAGAACGATCCCAATCGGCCGCGCTATACCACGCGTGAGCTCAAGGAGCTGATCAGCGAGAGGGACGAGCTGCTGACCACCATCGATGGCCTCAACGAGCAGCTGGCCGAGCTGAAGCCCCCCAGCCAGCTGAAGGCCAAGCGGTCGCGGCATATCTCCAGCTCGGATGACAGTGACGATGACGAGGGTCATTTGGCAGAcaacgacgatgatgacgacgacgatgaggaggcgGCTGAAGCGGCAGCCGAACTGGAGCCCCCACTCGCTGGGGAGAC GCCGCCTGGCCACGATGCGCCCGTGCAGGGACCTCTGCCGTATGAGCCGGACGACGCGCCCTGGAAGAAGAGCTCCGAGTCGGGCATACGCAAAtt CTTCCGCAAACTGTTCTCGGATCCGTCGGATGGCAATAATACATTCCCGAAACGTTCCTTGGCCACGCTCTCCAAGATGGCGCTGTCGGCCACACCAGGGTCTGTGTCGGGCtcggccgccgccgccgccatatCCTTTTCCGGCGAGGCAGCGAA TCTGTCTTTGTCCCTCGCTATATACCTTCTCCGTTTAagctgtacatacatagtttaTACACTCGATTGCTGTGCCCTCGTAATCCTAAGTTGTTATGCGATTTTATTTACGTAA
- the LOC117896578 gene encoding RILP-like protein homolog isoform X1: MPGFHLNEMGEMVLDAIDDIGVVDVYDLASDIGKEYERIMDRFGTDAVSGLMPKIINTLELLEALATKNERENATIQDLRDKITQLESEKLEKAEFRRRFEKELELIEEQWRSETNELVDLVSSLQDENKRLVKQTQDLQSSSAQSSGLGASLTESIISMTNNELHSALSDTQVLQRLKEQIYKQRDELKQRERELQDKYSELEHLNIQSERLKGSERDTRRRHKLMQAQVKTLCEERADFLAQLQDQCREINQLRKRLGLAEKENEDLVQSYDDDQNDPNRPRYTTRELKELISERDELLTTIDGLNEQLAELKPPSQLKAKRSRHISSSDDSDDDEGHLADNDDDDDDDEEAAEAAAELEPPLAGETPPGHDAPVQGPLPYEPDDAPWKKSSESGIRKFFRKLFSDPSDGNNTFPKRSLATLSKMALSATPGSVSGSAAAAAISFSGEAAK, from the exons ATGCCCGGATTCCATCTCAATGAAATGGGCGAAATGGTCTTGGACGCCATCGACGACATCGGCGTGGTCGATGTGTACGACCTGGCCTCGGATATTGGCAAGGAGTACGAGCGGATAATGGATCGCTTCGGAACGGACGCGGTGAGTGGGCTGATGCCGAAGATCATCAAcacgctggagctgctggaggcgctGGCCACGAAGAACGAGCGCGAGAACGCCACCATACAGGATCTGCGGGACAAGATCACTCAGCTGGAGAGCGAGAAGCTGGAGAAGGCCGAGTTCCGGCGCCGCTTCGAGAAAGAGCTGGAGCTCATCGAGGAGCAGTGGCGCAGCGAGACCAACGAGCTGGTGGACCTAGTCTCCTCGCTGCAAGACGAGAACAAGCGGCTGGTGAAGCAGACGCAGGACTTGCAGTCCTCCTCCGCCCAGAGCTCCGGCCTGGGCGCCAGCCTCACCGAGAGCATCATCAGCATGACCAACAATGAGCTGCACAGCGCCCTGTCCGACACCCAGGTGCTGCAGCGACTCAAGGAGCAGATTTACAAGCAGCGGGACGAGCTGAAGCAACGCGAAAGAGAGCTCCAGGACAAGTACAGCGAGCTGGAGCAT CTCAACATCCAGTCGGAGCGTCTGAAGGGTTCGGAGCGGGACACGAGGCGGCGCCACAAGCTGATGCAGGCACAGGTGAAGACGCTGTGCGAGGAGCGAGCCGATTTCCTGGCCCAACTGCAGGACCAGTGCCGGGAGATCAATCAGCTGCGCAAGCGCCTCGGTCTGGCCGAGAAGGAGAACGAGGATCTGGTGCAGTCGTACGACGATGATCAGAACGATCCCAATCGGCCGCGCTATACCACGCGTGAGCTCAAGGAGCTGATCAGCGAGAGGGACGAGCTGCTGACCACCATCGATGGCCTCAACGAGCAGCTGGCCGAGCTGAAGCCCCCCAGCCAGCTGAAGGCCAAGCGGTCGCGGCATATCTCCAGCTCGGATGACAGTGACGATGACGAGGGTCATTTGGCAGAcaacgacgatgatgacgacgacgatgaggaggcgGCTGAAGCGGCAGCCGAACTGGAGCCCCCACTCGCTGGGGAGAC GCCGCCTGGCCACGATGCGCCCGTGCAGGGACCTCTGCCGTATGAGCCGGACGACGCGCCCTGGAAGAAGAGCTCCGAGTCGGGCATACGCAAAtt CTTCCGCAAACTGTTCTCGGATCCGTCGGATGGCAATAATACATTCCCGAAACGTTCCTTGGCCACGCTCTCCAAGATGGCGCTGTCGGCCACACCAGGGTCTGTGTCGGGCtcggccgccgccgccgccatatCCTTTTCCGGCGAGGCAGCGAAGTAA